tgtatatatatatatccaaaacaGTATATTCTGTGGGTCAGAGATTCCCTTCACTTACTCCCATCTCAAGACAGAAAGAGGGCTTTATGTTATCTACCCGGATGTGGTTTTTATTATACTAACTTTCTGATTGGGTTCATGTATTAGGTCAGTGCTGTGAAATGTGGTCTgttggtctctttttctcttctctccagctGCTTTGAAGGGGTCCGCAGCTCCATTCTCTACCTCCTCCTGCTGATGTCACCTGCTTTCCTGTAAAAAGAAAGCCTCAGAACCTGCCACTTTGCCTTTCACAGGATCTGAAAGCCTCTTCCCAGATTTTCCAGGCTCTCTAGATGCCCAGCCCTTACCAGAACAGTAGCATCCCTCTCTCAAGCCTTAGCCTATCTCCCCTTCAACTTTCTTGCCATACCTCCATCAGAGCCTATGTTCTAAATGACCAGTTGCCAGGTGGGCAATATTCTGTAGAAGGTCCAGTGCCAGCTCCAGGCTTGCAGGCAGAGAAGCAGCACTGCAGCTGACAAACCTGCATCAGAAGCTGGCACAGGCAGATATCTGCCAGACTCTGAAGGAGCATGTGTAGAACTTTGCTGTGCAGATGAGTAGCAGCATGATCTGAAGGAGGATCCACCCATCAAGGCTGAAGTTTCTTCCATCCTTATTTGTCTACCAAGCACAGGATCAGAATTGGACCTATGTGATCCACCAGATACCATATATAAGTAGATTCTAGAGGGCTGTATTGCTATCTGGCTCACTTCAGGGTTCGAACCTTGTTCCCACCAGACAGTGTTGGCAGTCCCCAGAGAGACCCAAAATGATTGACTGTGGGGAGCTGAGATCCTGGTTCctaatttttaagatttctttttagttgcagatggacacaatgcgtttattttaatttattcattgttgCAAGCAAGCCATGGACTGTGTGAGCTATGAGCATTCTAGCGGATGGGAAGACTGGCCTGGTGTTATATGCTCTTTGGGCTGTGCAACACACAAATGCACTTTCCTCTCTCCATGCCTGTGACTAGCCAGGatgtcaatctgctgaccacaagacatcaggaagttagactcaaacctctgaaacctGCCCCTTGCCCTATttggaaagaacattccatggaacTTCCTTCTGTGTGCCCCCCccctttaaaataaagaatctagGTGCAAGTTCTCTCTTTCCAACAGACCCCTAAGGTCGAGAGCTGTCCCTGAGTCCTGCAGGCAAAATGTATTTCTGTGTGTTGAATGCTTCTTTCACCATAAGTTGCTGGTGTAGCCAGATCTCGTGAACCCAGCTCAGGTCACCAGCCTCGCTAGCTGGTAataatttgtttatgtggtgctcaggattgaacccagttcttatacatgctaggcaagcactctgccacaacTCTAGACCCTAACTATCCCTTTCAGTGTTTCAGAGGTGAACAGTTATTAGAGACTCCTGTTTATACAACTCATTGCCCCATAGGGTTCTCTGAAGGACAGAACAGTATCTGTATGGACCACTGCACAGTGCCAAGCAGTCTTTAACTTGGTTCTTGAAACAATCTTGATTGAAGCAAGCCAGCCCCTTTAAGAACATTCATAATATACTAAGGCACAGTAAGCTTCTTTTCACCTGCCTGGCAGGTCAGAAGGCTATCCCCTGCACTGCTTAATATATGGTTGGTCTCCATCAGAAAAAAAAGGGAATGATGATGACTATCACTGACTTGTGGCTGCTCTGCTTGGCTAGTAATGAGGcctagcaagaaaaaaaattagatcctGGAGGTAGATATGCAGATCCTGGCCTCAGTGTCATTTTTCTTCAGCAAATGAGAACTTGAAAGTCTTCACTTTGTGAAGTGGCAAAGAGCAAAATGCATAGGCTGATTCTTAATACCAGCATGGTCTCTCCCTGTTAGTCCCCTTGGCCTTGTAGCACAAGGAGCACTCCTGACTTTCTAGTCATAACAATGTTCTCATActtgctttaatttaatttattcatatctCGCCTAGAAGTGATACTCAAGGGTCCAGTTACAAGGGTCTCCATAGAGGAGGGTTTACAGATTATTGTTCGTGAGGCTTCCAGGCCTGTCTAAGACAGGGTTGGCAAGGCTGCCCTGGGGGTATGATAAGTCTACAACTGGTGGAAACTTGGCAGGTGACTCTGGCATAGTCATTTATACCTGGCATGTCTTACTGCCCAACCCAGGCTGCCCCTTGTCTTCTCAATTCGAGCCTGCTGCTCCTTCATAGGGACTGTCACTCAGCTAGCCACCTGCTTCAGCTTCTGCCCCACACCTCCTTCACTTCCCTGCTTATCTTGCAAGGATACCCTACCTCCACCTATTTGCAGCCACTTGGGGCCCATGGCAGGACCATGTCTGGGTGGAGCTCAACCAGAGGAGGGAAATGTGTCagaaagagaacagatgtttccCAAGGTACACTCTGGCTTCCTGATAGGACAATGCAGGTCCTGCATTCTGGTTCCTGGAAAAGCACAACTGAGCCTTTTCCATCAGAATGGATTGATACGGGTTCTATTTGCATAATAGGATGATTTTCTTATCTTTCCTCAGTTCCCTGCCCAGGCAAGAGGGTAGCCTTCCCTGGGACCCAAAAGAGATGTGCAGGATTATAAAAACCCTACTGCAGGGCTCTTGGGGAGGGGCCAGCCTGGACACCTCCTatactttttctctctcttgacTGGGTGACACCAGGTGGTAGGAGGGCATATATAGATAGAAAGGCAAGGCTGGCTGAACCTGTGTCTGGGGGTCAACCAAACCATCAGGCTGCTGCACAGTCTGTGCTGCACTGTGGGAGGGCATAGAGGTTGAGAACCGCAGGTCAGTGATGGAGACAATAACAGTGTGTGTAGGTAGCACTGCTTTGACTTTAATGGAAGCATGTCCATGACAGATTAAATACTTGGGGGCATCTCTGCTGACTTCTGCTTTGCCCCTACACAGAGATGAGTTGGGAATCTGCAGTCCTTCTGGAAGCCACTCCTAGCCCAGCATGACTATGCTGCACTGGGAACTGACCTCGGGTTCTTTACTCCAAAATTAGTCTCCAGAGTCAAGAGCAGACCTCCTGTCACTGGTCTGTATTCCCAAGTCCTGGTGGGCAGAGGTACTCTTTACATGGACTTCTCTTGAGAGTTGTGGGGCAGTGTGCAGGGGAACTCCCTTATGCCACAGTAATTCTGCCAAGGCCCCTTTACCATGTCAGAGGGGCCCTTACAACAGGAAACTACTCTTGAATCCATAAGACCACAGGGGCCAGGCTGAGTGTTCCAAAGCCCATGCCCAACTCTGAAGTTAACCTAGTCTCCCCATTACTGGTTGATGCCCAGGTCCCCTGTCTCCTGTAGTGTCCCAGTCACTTCAATCATGGCCTCCCACCCAGGAAAAGGTAACAGCTTAAAAGGGGATCTATTTCACTATTCCAACCCTGTGGGTCCTTTGTCCACATCAATGAAATGAGGTTTTTGGGGTCCCCTGCACCTGCTGAGCTCCATTTGGAGGCTCTGAGCACCCTGATCCTTGACTCCACAGGAACAGCTCACTGCAGACACAGGAATGGCCAGAGCAATCTTTGCAGTGGGCCAACCAATCTGGCATCATTTTCCATGCTGGTTTGATACCAATGGTGCTCTCAAATGTCAGCACCCAGCTCTGCACACTGCTTGTCAGAGATGTGTGAGGCCAGAGAGTCTATGATGTCCAGCAGCAACTGCTGGCTCAGTGACCGCAGTGTGGGTAACTTGGAGACCTGTACAGATGACCAAAATGCCAAAATGAGACAGAACCAGATTCCTAAAAGGGCCAAGGTGGGTGGCTGAGTTCTTTGGGGCCCAACCTTCTCTGGGCTTGGGCTGACTCTGAGGACCAGACAAGTGGCCAATGGGTATAGTTTGCTTGGCCCAGCCCAGATGCACCCCCCACCTCCATGAAGTACTGATGAGGAGGGCTGAATTCATGAGCTGTGGATCAAGACAGGCCCTGACCTTGGTGAACTGGTGCACAATGATATGGAGGCAGTGCCGCTTCATGTCCAATGCCTGTGTCTTGTCAGCGGCCTCCAGGATCTGCAATGGCAATAACTCTGAGGCACTGTCCCACCTCCCCTACCCTCAGAGGGAGAGGTGGGCTATACCTGCAGCACATTCTGCACAGTCACATTCATCTCCAGGTTCTGCTTGCAGTATGCCTGCAGCCGATTATTGTAGAAGCCATAGTAGTAGGGGGCAGCAAAAAGGTAGCTGGGAGCTGGTTAAGGAGCCACTGACCAAGGGAAGCCCATATGCCCACCCAGCTGCTCTCTCCATTCTCCCCTAGGAATGTGCTTCAGGAGCCTCATACACCAGGGGCTACAGCTTCATCCAGATGCAGATATTGGCTGATTCTCTAAACAGGTCTTATCCAAGATCCAAAGAAAACCACAAATCTTATTCTCTCATGCACATCTGCAGAACTTCTCCATAGCCTCACTAGCCAACAGGCATTCTAGTACCTCATGTTCAAACCCCACTGAAGaagctggaatgtagctcagtggtcaagcagtTAGTTGTctggcatacatgaggccctaggttagacacccagcactgcaaagaatgGGGGAAAAGGTTTTGACACCACTGAAGTGAAGTAAGAGAAATCACTTCCTACCTGCCTACTTGCCTGTTTCAGAGAACAATGGCCAACACCATTCTCCCAGGATACGAACCCTCCCTACCAGCTGCCCACCTGCTCTAGACACCTTGCACCAGGCACTGAGAAATCTTCTAGAATGCAGAGATGGTCCACCCCTATCTGGCCAAGACAGGGCAATAGGACCCCAAAGTAGCCCAAGGGCAGGTACTATGACCCCTCAGTGCTGACCACAGAGTGTCTTGAGTTATGAGGATACAGGGAGTCCTCAGGCGGCATGTTGACTTCTCCATAGTAGATGTAGCGCAGCATGGACTCAAAGGCCTGCCTGCTGGGCACCATCTCCCCAATGGAGATGTTCACCTGCCCATCCTCAGGCATGAAGGACCGGAACATGGCCTCAAAGTAGCTGTGGGGGGAAGGGTGCAAATGCCCATCTCTCAGAAGAAGGAAGCCAACACTTGGGCTCTACCCTGCCCTCTTGTATAGGTCTCTGACCCACCTAGAGCGGGCTGCCAGGATGGCCTTGTGAGCTGGCCGTGGATGCCCATCTAGCAGTAGAGTGATGTCACAGAACTCTGCACCTGCCCCCTCCAGGTATGCTTTCATGTCCTGGATCAGAGATGTGCCTGGAAGGTAGGTGTGGAGGGACCCTGAGCAGGTGGCCCCTCCACACCCCAAGCAGACCCTGGTCAAAGGGGCTATTTTATATTCTACTCTCAGGACCCCACAAGTACTGCCTCTCTGCATGTCAGCCCACATTGCTGCCCTGTACAAAGCTTCCCAAGGCCAGATGAGCCTCCAGTCTCTATTTTTCCCTCTCAGTTCCCCAGGCTAGCTGGACCTCTGCATTCCCAAAGATAGTCCCAAGGCCTGCCACTACCAACATCTGATTTTCCACAACTTGGCCTACTCTGTCCTCCTTTGGGCCTATCACTTGACCTCTGGTGTCTCCAGATATGACCAAGGGTCAGTGGCAAGGGTCAGCATGGGCTCCAAGGAACATTGGGAGAAAGAAGGAGCCTGTAACATCTCTTTCAGAGTGAGAGGAGACAAGAAAGCACTGGGAGTATATGAGGCTGTTCTCAACCATCACTGTGTCTAAAACAAATGTTCAGTGGCTGATCACTGACCCTGAACCATCAGACCTGATGGTCCAGGCAGAAAGAAGTACCCATGTTCAACCCAGAAATGGGCTTAGGGAATCCAGGCTCACTGATGCATAGCCTGCTATGGAAAGCCCTGGGGGAACTGGGGAGATTCTATGAGGGAGCCTGCTTTCCCCTGTCCATCcctgcccctgtgcccagcagcACATGGCCACAGACCCACCCTGTGTCCCAAGAGCTTAGCAAGTGCCCTCCATGGCTCTTAAGTGTTCTACCCAACACTATCCATCACTCCCCACAGTGCAGGATAATAAGGGCTCCCTACCAATGTCCATGGGCTGGTCTGAGGAGGTGCGAGGGGGTGGCTGTTGCTTCCGCCTTACAATCTCCACTATCAGTGGGGATGAGAGGCGCTCAAATTCCTTCATCATGATCACCTGGTTGAAGTGGGACTCCTTCACCACGAAGTTCAGGCAGTGTTCCTGGGACAGACAGGCCCGGGCAGGCAAGTGGGGTCAGCCCAAGGCCCCAAGCTGGGCAAGGGGcttgctgcagggagcagagttgggacCCAGCCTGAGCATGCATGCCCCACCCCATCCAGCAGAGCCCCAGGCTGGCAGATGATCCCAGCAGTAGCACTAACCCCTGCCCGCACCTTGAGCTGTCCCAGCTGCAGTTTCGCAGCGCTCTCACACACAACCAGTACATTCTGCAGGTCCACAGAGGCCTCAATGTATTGCCGACACAACTGTTCCAGGCGGCACAACTGGAAGCTTAGCGCCAACTTGTACACATCCATGATGAGCAGCACATCCTCCACATGGCCTGCACCCAAAAGTCCTTGAGCCTCAGGGATCCCAGGAAGGGAAGCCTAGGGACACAGCCCAGGGCTCCCTCACAGATGAATTTGGGTCAGGACTGCTGAGTGTCAGCTGGGTTCCATGCTGGCTGCTGTGATCACACGTAATCAACAGTGACCACAGCCTCTGAGCCTCAGAGGGTCTGTCTATAAGGCCCTCTGACTAGCACACCCACCTTCTAGCTCTGCTGTCATCCCCTGCCCTGTTACTGTACCACCCACACACCACGCAGACCTTTCCTTGGGTACTTGATCTTGTCGGTGTACAGAAACAGCATGAGCACCTCAAAGGGTCGGGCCTCAGCCTCTCGAATGGCCACACGCAGCAGGGGCAGCCTTGTTCCACTAGGAACCTCCCTGGGAGCAGgggctgcctcctcctccagcttctgaggggaaaagaaagagcTCAAGGGAACCCCAGTGAACAATGGACACAGCTACCCAATTCAGCAGTAGAGGGAAATCTTACCTGAGCCAATCGCTCACGTGCCTGCATGATCTTCCTGCGGAGCCAGCGGCTCCTTGCCGTGACAATGGCCACATGGCCTTGCACACACTCTTCCTTCTACATAAAGAATGACATATGAAGGGTATAGGAGCCTCATTCCAAGGGACAAAGGCCAGCTGGCTAGGGAAGTCACCACTATGTGGTCAGCTGGGCCTCAGAGAGAAGTTCCCACTCAGCAAATGGGGCTGGGCTTAAGGAAGGGCACCCACCTCACCCAGCACGAACTCCACATCACAGAACTGGCGGCTCTCCCACAGCCGCCCATAGTCTTCATGCAGCGTGCACTTAGGATAACAGGAGAACTGCAGAAGAAGACCCCAGTGCTGCCATGCAGGCCAACCCTGAGGCTCCTGTCCAGCCTATGCTATCCCACAGAGGGCAGACAGGCCTGGCTGAGGAAAGGGAGGAGTTATCTCTCTACCCACAGGCATGCcttgctctgggcctcagtgcCTACAACTGCCCACTGGTTCCACACCAGCAGGGTACTCTCACTGCCATTCCTTGCCTTAAGCTAGTTCCCCAGACTTTGGCAGGGTTGTGGCATCTCCACTGCCTGGACCTAAGCACTCATGCTGGCTCCACCAGTATACCTCTGTCTTCCACTGTCCCATGGACTCCTGCTTGGACCACATGTTCTTCCAAGTGGGAAGAAGCTGCCATGGAAAGTAGTGTCAATCCAGAGTCTACCCTCTTCTAAGCTATGGGTGTCCTGGAGGTCCCAGTGCTCAGTCTAGCCAGGCTGCGTCTATGCTTATTCCCTCACATTTCCCTACCCTGCTCTGAAGCTGGGGGTCTGCCTTGTCCATTCTGCACTGAAGGTCAGTGACCTACTCCTAGTGTCACCTCAGCCTTCCCTCAACCTAGAGCCATCACCCCCCATCACTGGCCTTAAAGAGGCTTCCATCCCATCAGGCTCAGTAATCAACAGGCACCCTTGGACAAGCCCTGCCCCTACCTACTGGGCTTCAGTGTTCTATCACTGGGGCTTGTCCATCCCAGTAGGCCCTACAAGTTCATGAGCCACATACCTGGAACCTGTACATCTCCCCACTCCGGATGTTGTTGTCCACGGTGCCCCCAAAGATGTACATGGCATCAGAAATGACAGCAGCTGCATGGAAGAGCCTCCCGCTGGGCAGCTAAGGAGGGTGACAAGTGGgcagaggggaagggatggggcatGGTTTCCAGCACTGGGGTTGGTGGTGGCTAAGCCATGGGCAAGGATATGACTGTGAAGGGGAGGCCAAACAGCCCAGTCTCTGAGGTTAAAAATTTCCTGAGTGCAACTGCAGACAACAGTGGAAGCCAGGGCCATGTAGACGACTGGGGTAGAATGGGATATGAGACCCTCAGGATGAACAGACCCCAGAGGGCAAAGTCTGGAGCCCCCAGGGACATTGGTCCAGCCAACAGGGCATGGGCTCCTGGCCCTGTGCCTCCTTTGCTGAGTGACTCTGAACAGTTTTCAGAGCTTCCTTCTCCCTATCTGTGACAGGTTCATCGTAGTATCTGCTTCAAGGAGTGATGGAGCCTTAACAAGTGCCTCTGCCCCTTACCTCTGAGGCTGGCTGGCTGGGCTGCTTAGGTAAGGTAGTACCAAAATCCAAGCCAAACACATCCCGGGACTTCTTGAAGCTACCCCGCTCCTCAGAGGTCAGGGTGGGTGCTTCCTCGGAAGTGGAAGCTCGTTCCGGCACCTCAGCCCCACCAACCTGGTGGGGAGAAAAGTGGGCATGTGACCAGTCAGCAAGGGCTGGGTAGGCTGTCATCCCTGCCAGAGCATGCTGTGGGTTTAGAAGGAGGGAAAAAGAACAGGATGAGGGCTGTGAAGGTGAGCCCAGGCAGCAATGAAAGCAGGTTTCCCCATAATGTTTGTAGGACAGCAGCACAGTGCAGACAGGATGGAACATGGAATATTAAAAACCCGAAGACTGCAGAAGGAGCTAGAGCCAGAGGGGCAGGCATTCAGGGCTGAGGGCCCAGGGTGTCCTGGCCTTGCTCCTCTTGACTTTCTGGAACCCTGAGAGCCCCCTGAGGCTGTGAGAGCTATTGGCATCCAGCCAGTGGGTCAGGACCCCCTGGAACCCCTACTCCATACTTGGTAGTGCTCACCTCACTGTCAGAGCTGGGCTGGACAACCTCCCAGGTCTGGAAGTCCACATCGTAGCAATGCAGTTCGTTGGGAAGAGTGTTGTCAGCTGCACCCCCAAACACATACAGGTGGCGGTCAAAGGCCACCATGGTGTGTCCATAGCGCCGCTGTGGGGGCGGCGGGGAGCCCCGGAGCAGGTGTTCAGTGGGGATACGTGTCCACCTGGAGCACACAACAGTAAACTAGTGCTGGGGTAGGAATTCTGTTCCTTACCAAAGCCTCCCCACAACAAGTTCCCCTGTGAAGTCCCCCTGCAACTCCTGTGGTGACCATCTCAGGATCCCAAAGGAGGGCCTGGTTATGGGTCCCCAGAATTCCATGCCCTGTTTAGCTCTGGCACCACCAGCCTTGTCCAACTTCATGGGATCCTGCACAAGCCCCCGCTCCTCTGACATGAAGCAGGAAGCAGTGATGGTATGGGAAACTGACCTCTGGGCAGTTTGCTCTCTGGGGAATGGAGTTGTGCCGTTGTGGGTTGCTGAGCAGACTGCCAAGTCCCCACTCTGGATCCCACATGCTAATGCTGCTCCTACAGTATCTCCAGCAAATTGTCTATTTTGCTAAGTAAGTTGAAGAACCAAAATAGATCCTGGCTAATAGATCCATGTGGCTGTATGCTGCCAACCCCTGCCTATCACCCAAAGAGGTTTCTCTCCACCAGGGATACCAGCCCTTCCTCCTACCTATCCCTAATCTAAAGGGCAATTCCTGAGTCACCTCCAAAGCCCATGTTCCCTCTTTTCCATTCACTCCCAGTGACAGAGGACACAGCCCCATCACAGGGGAAAAGTCAACTGGCAGCCAAGGACAGTGTAGGACAGAAGTTCTCAGGGCCTGGGCACCCCTCCCATCTTCTGCCATCACAGGACAGCTGTACCAGTCCCATTTGTTATTGGTAGGACTGATCAAGCCACTCACAGGGCAGGAGTTGTCCTCCAGAGGGAGGCTCAGCCAGGGTTCCTGGTCCAGACCCTATTTTGCTGAGCTGCAGCCATACCTGAGGGGCCTGGTAGGTGTGCCACACATCCCTGCTCCAGACTATATATTCCTGCTATATGTGAGAGCTTGGAAAGATGGGCTACCATGGCTATCAGAAACAGGCTAGGACATTAACTATGCCTCCTCCCCAAGCAGAGTGCTTACGTCTTATCCTTGAATTCAAATTGGAAGAGGTTGTTAGTTATCTTGGCTCCACTCTGTCCTGAGAATACAAACATCTTGTCCCGGCACACAGCCACAGGGAAGTTGCAGCAAGATGGTGGGATCTCACCACTCTGGGCCACCTGGGATGGGGGTGCAACTCAGTCCAAGGCTCTCACAGGACCTCAGCTCACATATCTATGTACTTATAGGGTGGGACCTTCATTCTTGAAGCTTTGTGAATGAGGGTTCTTAGACCAGTTTTTGCTGAACAGCTTATAACCCATCTCATCCACATACATGAGTATGGTTTTGACCAGTTGGGGTTAAAACCATGAGGGTAAAATCATTAGAGGTTAAAAGTCATACATTTCTACAAGGAAAGGAATGTCCTAGGGGAAACTCCAGTAATTAGGACACCAGAGAGCAAGCTGTCCTCACTATGTTCAAATAAGTGTAGATTAGACCAGACTCATATATATCATCACAACACACAGTACTCTACCCATCCTGTCATACCCCCTgcctttttcagtgctggggactgtatccaaggccttgcacatgctacacaagcactctaccactaagccacatcctcagcccgaaGACTTAAAAGTCTTCAGTCACTGTGCAATTGGTGCTAGAATTGGTCCTGAGGTTCCTGCCAGGTCATGAAGGACAGTGAAGCTGGGCTTTGCCAAAGGCAAGAAAGCAGCCTCTGTTGCCACCCTACCTTGGCTTCTTGCACCCCCCAGCAGCCCTTGTCTTTATCCCAGCAGCTCTCTGGGCACCTCACCTCCTCCCAGCACGTGAGTTCCCGATCCTGGAGGCCAATTGTCCACATGTCATTCAACCTGCATTAGAACAGTGGGATCAGATTCCTTTGGATCTGGCTGTTAGGGTAGACCAGGCCCTGGCCAGGGCAAATGAATGCAGGGAAAAAC
This is a stretch of genomic DNA from Ictidomys tridecemlineatus isolate mIctTri1 chromosome 2, mIctTri1.hap1, whole genome shotgun sequence. It encodes these proteins:
- the Lztr1 gene encoding leucine-zipper-like transcriptional regulator 1 isoform X1 — translated: MSGPGGSGGPIGAGALAGGARSKVAPSVDFDHSCSDSVEYLTLNFGPFETVHRWRRLPPCDEFVGARRSKHTVVAYKDAIYVFGGDNGKTMLNDLLRFDVKDCSWCRAFTTGTPPAPRYHHSAVVYGSSMFVFGGYTGDIYSNSNLKNKNDLFEYKFATGQWTEWKIEGRLPVARSAHGATVYSDKLWIFAGYDGNARLNDMWTIGLQDRELTCWEEVAQSGEIPPSCCNFPVAVCRDKMFVFSGQSGAKITNNLFQFEFKDKTWTRIPTEHLLRGSPPPPQRRYGHTMVAFDRHLYVFGGAADNTLPNELHCYDVDFQTWEVVQPSSDSEVGGAEVPERASTSEEAPTLTSEERGSFKKSRDVFGLDFGTTLPKQPSQPASELPSGRLFHAAAVISDAMYIFGGTVDNNIRSGEMYRFQFSCYPKCTLHEDYGRLWESRQFCDVEFVLGEKEECVQGHVAIVTARSRWLRRKIMQARERLAQKLEEEAAPAPREVPSGTRLPLLRVAIREAEARPFEVLMLFLYTDKIKYPRKGHVEDVLLIMDVYKLALSFQLCRLEQLCRQYIEASVDLQNVLVVCESAAKLQLGQLKVRAGEHCLNFVVKESHFNQVIMMKEFERLSSPLIVEIVRRKQQPPPRTSSDQPMDIGATCSGSLHTYLPGTSLIQDMKAYLEGAGAEFCDITLLLDGHPRPAHKAILAARSSYFEAMFRSFMPEDGQVNISIGEMVPSRQAFESMLRYIYYGEVNMPPEDSLYLFAAPYYYGFYNNRLQAYCKQNLEMNVTVQNVLQILEAADKTQALDMKRHCLHIIVHQFTKVSKLPTLRSLSQQLLLDIIDSLASHISDKQCAELGADI
- the Lztr1 gene encoding leucine-zipper-like transcriptional regulator 1 isoform X3 — translated: MSGPGGSGGPIGAGALAGGARSKVAPSVDFDHSCSDSVEYLTLNFGPFETVHRWRRLPPCDEFVGARRSKHTVVAYKDAIYVFGGDNGKTMLNDLLRFDVKDCSWCRAFTTGTPPAPRYHHSAVVYGSSMFVFGGYTGDIYSNSNLKNKNDLFEYKFATGQWTEWKIEGRLPVARSAHGATVYSDKLWIFAGYDGNARLNDMWTIGLQDRELTCWEEVAQSGEIPPSCCNFPVAVCRDKMFVFSGQSGAKITNNLFQFEFKDKTWTRIPTEHLLRGSPPPPQRRYGHTMVAFDRHLYVFGGAADNTLPNELHCYDVDFQTWEVVQPSSDSEVGGAEVPERASTSEEAPTLTSEERGSFKKSRDVFGLDFGTTLPKQPSQPASELPSGRLFHAAAVISDAMYIFGGTVDNNIRSGEMYRFQFSCYPKCTLHEDYGRLWESRQFCDVEFVLGEKEECVQGHVAIVTARSRWLRRKIMQARERLAQKLEEEAAPAPREVPSGTRLPLLRVAIREAEARPFEVLMLFLYTDKIKYPRKGHVEDVLLIMDVYKLALSFQLCRLEQLCRQYIEASVDLQNVLVVCESAAKLQLGQLKEHCLNFVVKESHFNQVIMMKEFERLSSPLIVEIVRRKQQPPPRTSSDQPMDIGATCSGSLHTYLPGTSLIQDMKAYLEGAGAEFCDITLLLDGHPRPAHKAILAARSSYFEAMFRSFMPEDGQVNISIGEMVPSRQAFESMLRYIYYGEVNMPPEDSLYLFAAPYYYGFYNNRLQAYCKQNLEMNVTVQNVLQILEAADKTQALDMKRHCLHIIVHQFTKVSKLPTLRSLSQQLLLDIIDSLASHISDKQCAELGADI
- the Lztr1 gene encoding leucine-zipper-like transcriptional regulator 1 isoform X5, with the translated sequence MSGPGGSGGPIGAGALAGGARSKVAPSVDFDHSCSDSVEYLTLNFGPFETVHRWRRLPPCDEFVGARRSKHTVVAYKDAIYVFGGDNGKTMLNDLLRFDVKDCSWCRAFTTGTPPAPRYHHSAVVYGSSMFVFGGYTGDIYSNSNLKNKNDLFEYKFATGQWTEWKIEGRLPVARSAHGATVYSDKLWIFAGYDGNARLNDMWTIGLQDRELTCWEEVAQSGEIPPSCCNFPVAVCRDKMFVFSGQSGAKITNNLFQFEFKDKTWTRIPTEHLLRGSPPPPQRRYGHTMVAFDRHLYVFGGAADNTLPNELHCYDVDFQTWEVVQPSSDSEVGGAEVPERASTSEEAPTLTSEERGSFKKSRDVFGLDFGTTLPKQPSQPASELPSGRLFHAAAVISDAMYIFGGTVDNNIRSGEMYRFQFSCYPKCTLHEDYGRLWESRQFCDVEFVLGEKEECVQGHVAIVTARSRWLRRKIMQARERLAQKLEEEAAPAPREVPSGTRLPLLRVAIREAEARPFEVLMLFLYTDKIKYPRKGHVEDVLLIMDVYKLALSFQLCRLEQLCRQYIEASVDLQNVLVVCESAAKLQLGQLKEHCLNFVVKESHFNQVIMMKEFERLSSPLIVEIVRRKQQPPPRTSSDQPMDIGTSLIQDMKAYLEGAGAEFCDITLLLDGHPRPAHKAILAARSSYFEAMFRSFMPEDGQVNISIGEMVPSRQAFESMLRYIYYGEVNMPPEDSLYLFAAPYYYGFYNNRLQAYCKQNLEMNVTVQNVLQILEAADKTQALDMKRHCLHIIVHQFTKVSKLPTLRSLSQQLLLDIIDSLASHISDKQCAELGADI
- the Lztr1 gene encoding leucine-zipper-like transcriptional regulator 1 isoform X4, which translates into the protein MSGPGGSGGPIGAGALAGGARSKVAPSVDFDHSCSDSVEYLTLNFGPFETVHRWRRLPPCDEFVGARRSKHTVVAYKDAIYVFGGDNGKTMLNDLLRFDVKDCSWCRAFTTGTPPAPRYHHSAVVYGSSMFVFGGYTGDIYSNSNLKNKNDLFEYKFATGQWTEWKIEGRLPVARSAHGATVYSDKLWIFAGYDGNARLNDMWTIGLQDRELTCWEEVAQSGEIPPSCCNFPVAVCRDKMFVFSGQSGAKITNNLFQFEFKDKTWTRIPTEHLLRGSPPPPQRRYGHTMVAFDRHLYVFGGAADNTLPNELHCYDVDFQTWEVVQPSSDSEVGGAEVPERASTSEEAPTLTSEERGSFKKSRDVFGLDFGTTLPKQPSQPASELPSGRLFHAAAVISDAMYIFGGTVDNNIRSGEMYRFQFSCYPKCTLHEDYGRLWESRQFCDVEFVLGEKEECVQGHVAIVTARSRWLRRKIMQARERLAQKLEEEAAPAPREVPSGTRLPLLRVAIREAEARPFEVLMLFLYTDKIKYPRKGHVEDVLLIMDVYKLALSFQLCRLEQLCRQYIEASVDLQNVLVVCESAAKLQLGQLKVRAGEHCLNFVVKESHFNQVIMMKEFERLSSPLIVEIVRRKQQPPPRTSSDQPMDIGTSLIQDMKAYLEGAGAEFCDITLLLDGHPRPAHKAILAARSSYFEAMFRSFMPEDGQVNISIGEMVPSRQAFESMLRYIYYGEVNMPPEDSLYLFAAPYYYGFYNNRLQAYCKQNLEMNVTVQNVLQILEAADKTQALDMKRHCLHIIVHQFTKVSKLPTLRSLSQQLLLDIIDSLASHISDKQCAELGADI